The Deinobacterium chartae genome includes a window with the following:
- the trxA gene encoding thioredoxin encodes MPTRDLTSSTFQDTISSDGIVLVDFWAAWCGPCRMFAPIFEAASEKHGDIVFAKVDTEANQDLAAAFRIMSIPTLMAFRDGILVYAQPGALPAHLLENLIEQVRALNMNEVRAEIARAQAGQANP; translated from the coding sequence ATGCCCACGCGTGACCTTACCAGCTCGACCTTCCAGGACACCATCTCGTCCGATGGCATCGTTCTCGTGGACTTCTGGGCCGCGTGGTGCGGGCCCTGCCGCATGTTTGCGCCGATCTTCGAAGCCGCATCCGAGAAGCACGGCGATATCGTGTTTGCAAAGGTAGACACCGAAGCGAACCAGGACCTTGCAGCGGCTTTCAGGATCATGTCGATTCCGACCCTGATGGCGTTCCGTGATGGGATTCTCGTCTACGCTCAACCGGGTGCCCTGCCCGCGCACCTGCTGGAGAACCTGATCGAACAGGTGCGCGCGCTCAACATGAACGAGGTGCGTGCAGAAATTGCGCGAGCCCAGGCAGGCCAGGCAAACCCCTAG
- a CDS encoding MerR family transcriptional regulator gives MQTMRIGQLARASGVSVRAIRHYDQLGLLTAAREDNRYRVFAPEDVERVKLIQLFLGAGFKLDEIREHAPCFRYGHAPLEAPIEEVRALYERKIADVDAQIAALQQLRSKLVAGMHQLDTQTCGGQVRPHS, from the coding sequence ATGCAGACGATGCGGATCGGACAGTTGGCCCGGGCAAGCGGTGTCAGTGTCCGCGCCATCCGCCATTACGACCAACTCGGCCTGCTCACGGCCGCGCGCGAGGATAACCGTTACCGCGTTTTCGCCCCGGAAGACGTCGAGCGCGTCAAACTCATCCAACTGTTCCTGGGCGCCGGGTTCAAGCTCGACGAGATCCGCGAGCATGCCCCCTGCTTCCGCTACGGGCACGCCCCCCTCGAGGCGCCCATCGAGGAGGTCCGCGCCCTGTACGAGCGCAAGATTGCCGATGTGGACGCCCAGATCGCTGCGCTGCAGCAACTGCGTAGCAAGCTCGTCGCAGGCATGCACCAGCTCGACACGCAAACCTGCGGCGGGCAGGTCCGTCCCCACAGTTGA
- a CDS encoding MBL fold metallo-hydrolase, with product MKIQQIRNATLKVEYAGKTFLIDPMLAEQGAYPGLEGTPNSDRRNPTVGLNVAMNDLLEVDAVIVTHTHFDHWDDAARQLLPKQLPVFVQHDADAQLVASSGFSDVRLLSQNSEFEGVKLVKTSGQHGSDQAIAAIGQLLGEVSGVVFQHPAEKPLYLAGDTLFNDHVRQALEAHRPEVIILNCGDAQLIGLGSIVMNAQDVLAVHRAAPHATLIATHMEAVNHAVLSRADLRAFAAEQGFAAQLLVPDDGQTLTL from the coding sequence ATGAAAATCCAGCAGATCCGCAACGCCACCTTGAAGGTCGAGTATGCCGGAAAGACCTTCTTGATCGACCCGATGCTCGCCGAGCAGGGGGCTTACCCCGGCCTCGAGGGCACACCGAACAGCGACCGCCGCAATCCTACCGTCGGTCTGAACGTCGCCATGAACGACCTCCTCGAGGTGGACGCCGTCATCGTCACGCACACCCACTTTGACCACTGGGACGACGCCGCCAGGCAGCTGCTGCCCAAGCAGCTCCCGGTCTTTGTGCAGCACGATGCCGACGCGCAGCTCGTGGCCTCCTCCGGCTTCAGCGACGTGCGCCTCCTCTCTCAAAACAGCGAGTTCGAAGGCGTAAAGCTCGTCAAGACGTCCGGGCAGCACGGCTCGGATCAGGCAATCGCCGCGATCGGCCAGCTTCTCGGTGAGGTGAGCGGCGTGGTGTTCCAGCACCCCGCCGAGAAGCCGCTGTACCTCGCGGGCGACACCCTCTTCAACGACCACGTGCGGCAGGCCCTCGAGGCGCACCGGCCGGAAGTCATCATCTTGAACTGCGGAGACGCCCAGCTGATCGGGCTGGGTTCGATCGTCATGAACGCGCAGGACGTGCTGGCGGTGCACCGCGCCGCACCGCACGCGACGCTGATCGCCACGCACATGGAAGCCGTGAACCACGCGGTGCTGTCGCGTGCGGATCTGCGGGCCTTCGCTGCCGAGCAGGGCTTCGCCGCGCAACTGCTCGTCCCGGACGACGGTCAGACCCTCACGCTCTGA
- a CDS encoding globin family protein, which translates to MNDTQIRLVQRSFAQVQPIAADAARLFYRRLFELDPDLRPLFRHDLEAQGDKLMAMLGRVIGSLEQLEGLAGALRGLGERHTAYGVQPRHYRTVGEALLWTLEQGLGDAFTPEVAAAWRAAYRRISDLMTVQGTLEPVVPRGLR; encoded by the coding sequence ATGAACGATACCCAGATTCGCCTGGTCCAGCGCTCTTTCGCGCAGGTGCAGCCTATCGCGGCCGACGCCGCCCGCCTGTTCTACCGGCGGCTGTTCGAGCTTGACCCCGACCTGCGCCCGCTGTTCCGCCATGACCTCGAGGCGCAGGGCGACAAGCTGATGGCCATGCTGGGCCGCGTGATCGGCAGCCTCGAGCAGCTCGAGGGCTTGGCCGGAGCGCTGCGCGGCCTGGGCGAGCGCCACACCGCCTACGGCGTGCAACCCCGTCACTACCGCACCGTCGGTGAGGCGCTGCTGTGGACCCTCGAGCAGGGCCTGGGCGACGCCTTCACCCCCGAGGTTGCGGCTGCGTGGCGCGCAGCCTACCGCCGCATCAGCGACTTGATGACCGTCCAGGGAACGCTGGAGCCGGTGGTGCCTCGAGGGCTGCGCTAG
- a CDS encoding AAA family ATPase: MDARLLGTATLKLEDREVKLPSRKSLALLTYLALEGPSPRERLADLLWPSLGSDGARHSLRQELYRIGRSPLAACVLTTPEQVALAPSLQVDAVEFQRQAAQGEVEAALALYAGPLLDGYTLPDAETFDAWLTAARERLADLRRQLLARRAADLEAQNDLRAALELHLALLAEDPLQEVHQREAIRLHTWLGERERALERYETFRRLLADELGLEPLPETVLEAERARQPQEGNAGPRSAPRWERLSLQPPLIGRGRTWMDLEAAGSVLAVLTGEPGVGKSRLAQAFAASFGTPLLVRCHEVSRDTPLYPVAEALRAALRDPAARARLEALAGTWRAEVARLVPEFPAPAEREPEGRARFVEGLGLALLAAAGPGGALLWDDLHWADASSVEVLAHVVRRAAHLEAPPRLLATARSDELAGHDSLNAALSGLRRDGRAMVLRLGGLSETEVCTLVQALSGGREPTLFARRLHAATGGNPLFVLETLRYLFETGNLSEDAQGWSSPFDERTVDYAELPIPPEVREVVLERVARLGNPAGRLLEAASLYGASAPLEDLAGATALSEWEALEAVERLTAASVLVEEGSGYRFTHDLLRRAVAEHLSAERRRLLHRRLAQALEARSGDAARIAEHLEAAGQAAQAVTWRVRCAEAATRVYAYPEALHHYQLALAGCTDAQRRFDLHLARADLLRILDDRAALESELEPLRAAAARLGGVQQAELDIRFSLLYDRAGRFAEARTAAEAALGRSGLTASLRAWALLCLGTAHQRLQDFAASERALRTLLTLPDAPPERTAMAHEFLAYCALHRAQAHAAREHNRSARELWQRLGHRQGQAISSNTAARLAMLDGDLDGARAYLHDALTQARALGDQGLQKAFLTNLVNVLTQSGQLEEALEVLQEGLERVQDQQDPSGEGNMQHRLGDVQLLRGRLGAALAAYQRACDLSDRLGQGSHRLNYRLSRARALLAVQRLEEAGALLEELEALAARETASNSPGLVGIERARHLWLSGRASEAAGRLQALLASETLDPLRREVASALLGQVRLALGDPAGAQAAVEGVGATPALRAAAVSVRIRAGLPQEAARSQAQELLRSGQLSPLETLELHRALAEALREVRPLEAAEQRAAAAALLERLSATLPPEWQSDFRARYAGADLSEAALSGPGEPA, encoded by the coding sequence GTGGACGCGCGACTGCTGGGCACGGCGACGTTGAAGCTCGAGGACCGCGAGGTGAAGCTGCCCTCGCGCAAATCCCTGGCGCTGCTGACGTATCTGGCCCTCGAGGGTCCCAGCCCGCGCGAGCGGTTGGCCGACTTGCTGTGGCCCAGCCTGGGGTCCGACGGCGCGCGCCACAGCCTGCGGCAGGAGCTGTACCGCATCGGGCGCTCCCCGCTGGCAGCCTGCGTCTTGACCACACCCGAGCAGGTTGCGCTGGCTCCGTCCCTGCAGGTGGACGCGGTCGAATTCCAGCGGCAGGCCGCGCAGGGCGAGGTCGAAGCGGCGCTGGCGCTGTACGCGGGACCGCTGCTCGACGGATACACGCTGCCAGACGCCGAAACCTTTGACGCCTGGCTGACTGCGGCGCGCGAGCGTCTGGCGGACCTGCGACGGCAACTGCTGGCCCGCCGCGCCGCCGACCTCGAGGCGCAGAACGACCTGCGCGCGGCCCTGGAGCTGCACCTGGCGCTGCTGGCCGAGGACCCGCTGCAGGAAGTCCACCAGCGCGAGGCCATCCGGCTGCACACCTGGCTGGGCGAGCGCGAGCGTGCCCTGGAGCGCTACGAGACCTTCCGGCGGCTGCTGGCCGACGAGCTGGGCCTCGAACCGCTGCCCGAAACCGTCCTCGAAGCCGAGCGGGCCCGTCAGCCCCAGGAGGGGAACGCGGGGCCGCGCAGCGCGCCGCGCTGGGAACGCCTCAGCCTACAGCCACCGCTGATCGGCCGGGGGCGGACGTGGATGGACCTCGAGGCGGCCGGGTCGGTGCTGGCCGTGCTGACCGGCGAGCCCGGAGTGGGCAAGTCACGGCTGGCACAGGCGTTTGCAGCCTCGTTCGGCACACCGCTGCTGGTGCGCTGCCACGAGGTGTCACGCGATACGCCGCTGTACCCGGTGGCCGAGGCGCTGCGCGCTGCGCTGCGTGACCCGGCCGCCCGCGCCCGCCTCGAGGCCCTCGCGGGCACGTGGCGAGCCGAGGTCGCGCGACTGGTGCCCGAGTTTCCGGCCCCGGCAGAGCGCGAGCCCGAGGGCCGCGCCCGCTTCGTGGAAGGTCTGGGCCTGGCGCTGCTGGCAGCGGCCGGGCCGGGAGGTGCACTGCTGTGGGACGACCTGCACTGGGCCGACGCGTCGTCGGTGGAGGTGCTGGCGCACGTGGTGCGCCGCGCCGCCCACCTCGAGGCGCCGCCGCGGCTGCTGGCGACCGCCCGCTCGGACGAACTCGCCGGTCACGACAGCCTGAACGCCGCACTGTCGGGCCTGCGGCGTGACGGGCGGGCCATGGTCCTGCGGCTGGGCGGTCTGAGCGAGACCGAGGTGTGCACGCTGGTTCAGGCGCTGTCGGGCGGCCGCGAGCCCACGCTGTTCGCGCGACGGCTGCACGCGGCGACCGGCGGCAACCCGCTGTTTGTGCTGGAGACCCTGCGCTACCTGTTCGAGACCGGCAACCTCAGCGAGGATGCGCAGGGCTGGAGCTCGCCCTTCGACGAGCGAACGGTGGACTACGCCGAGCTGCCGATCCCGCCCGAGGTGCGCGAGGTGGTGCTGGAGCGCGTCGCGCGCCTGGGCAACCCGGCGGGGCGGCTGCTCGAGGCGGCCAGCCTGTACGGCGCGTCCGCCCCGCTCGAGGACCTGGCGGGTGCCACCGCCTTGTCCGAGTGGGAAGCGCTCGAGGCCGTCGAGCGCCTCACGGCGGCCAGCGTGCTGGTCGAGGAGGGCTCGGGCTACCGCTTCACCCACGACCTGCTGCGCCGCGCGGTAGCCGAGCACCTCAGCGCCGAGCGCCGCCGCCTGCTGCACCGCCGTCTGGCGCAGGCCCTCGAGGCGCGCAGCGGCGACGCCGCCCGCATTGCCGAGCACCTCGAGGCAGCCGGACAGGCGGCGCAGGCAGTGACGTGGCGGGTGCGCTGCGCCGAGGCGGCCACGCGGGTGTACGCCTATCCGGAGGCGCTGCACCACTACCAGCTGGCCCTGGCCGGCTGCACGGACGCGCAGCGCCGCTTCGACCTTCACCTCGCCCGCGCCGACTTGCTGCGCATCCTCGATGACCGCGCGGCCTTGGAAAGCGAGCTGGAGCCGCTGCGCGCGGCGGCCGCCCGGCTCGGCGGGGTGCAGCAGGCCGAGCTCGACATCCGCTTTTCGCTGCTGTACGACCGTGCCGGGCGCTTCGCGGAGGCGCGCACCGCCGCCGAGGCTGCGCTGGGCCGCAGCGGGCTCACCGCCTCGCTGCGCGCTTGGGCGCTGCTGTGCCTGGGCACCGCCCACCAGCGCCTTCAGGACTTCGCGGCGTCCGAGCGGGCCCTGCGCACGCTGCTGACGCTGCCCGACGCGCCGCCCGAACGGACGGCCATGGCGCACGAGTTCCTGGCGTACTGCGCGCTGCACCGTGCACAGGCGCACGCGGCGCGCGAGCATAACCGCAGCGCCCGCGAGCTGTGGCAGCGGCTGGGACACCGCCAAGGCCAGGCGATCTCCAGCAACACCGCCGCGCGGCTGGCCATGCTCGACGGCGACCTGGACGGTGCACGCGCCTACCTGCACGACGCCCTCACCCAGGCACGGGCCCTCGGGGACCAGGGGTTGCAGAAGGCCTTCCTGACCAACTTGGTGAACGTCCTTACCCAGAGCGGGCAGCTCGAGGAGGCCCTCGAGGTGCTGCAAGAGGGCCTCGAGCGGGTCCAGGACCAGCAAGACCCCAGCGGGGAGGGCAACATGCAGCACCGCCTGGGCGACGTGCAACTGCTGCGGGGTCGGCTGGGAGCGGCGCTGGCGGCATATCAGCGCGCCTGCGACCTTTCCGACCGGCTGGGTCAGGGTAGCCACCGCCTGAACTACCGCCTGTCCCGCGCACGGGCCCTGCTGGCCGTGCAGCGCCTCGAGGAAGCCGGGGCACTGCTGGAGGAACTCGAGGCGCTGGCGGCGCGCGAGACGGCCTCGAACAGCCCGGGGCTGGTGGGAATCGAGCGCGCCCGGCATCTCTGGTTGAGCGGCCGGGCGTCCGAGGCCGCCGGGCGGCTACAGGCCCTGCTGGCCTCGGAAACGCTGGACCCGCTGCGGCGCGAGGTCGCCTCGGCGCTGCTGGGGCAGGTACGGCTGGCCCTGGGAGACCCGGCCGGGGCACAGGCAGCGGTGGAGGGTGTGGGGGCCACCCCGGCCCTGCGCGCAGCGGCCGTGTCGGTGCGTATCCGCGCCGGGCTGCCTCAGGAGGCAGCGCGCTCGCAGGCGCAGGAGTTGCTCCGCTCGGGCCAGCTGAGTCCGCTCGAGACCCTCGAGCTGCACCGGGCGCTGGCGGAGGCGCTGCGAGAAGTCCGGCCGCTCGAGGCGGCCGAGCAGCGTGCGGCCGCAGCCGCGCTGCTGGAACGGCTGAGCGCCACCTTGCCGCCGGAGTGGCAGAGCGACTTCCGCGCGCGCTATGCTGGGGCCGACCTTTCCGAAGCAGCGCTGTCCGGGCCGGGCGAACCCGCTTGA
- a CDS encoding globin domain-containing protein has translation MSDPLAPPLPAQQAALIRHSLSRALQRRRLLGQRFYRQLFDRHPELRTLFSDDLAAQERKLEETLDVFAGDLSRWEALRPAMRRLGGRHVGYGVRPEHYTQVGEALLGALAEVLEESFTPEVRAAWERVYGLLTQEMLRGAAPDPGEA, from the coding sequence GTGTCCGATCCCCTTGCCCCTCCCCTTCCGGCGCAGCAGGCGGCCCTGATCCGCCACAGCCTGTCCCGTGCCCTGCAACGCCGCCGCCTGCTGGGCCAGCGCTTCTACCGGCAACTGTTCGACCGGCACCCGGAGCTGCGCACCCTGTTCTCCGACGACCTGGCCGCGCAGGAACGCAAGCTGGAGGAGACCCTCGACGTGTTTGCGGGCGACCTGTCGCGCTGGGAGGCGCTGCGCCCCGCCATGCGGCGGCTGGGCGGGCGCCACGTCGGCTACGGGGTGCGGCCCGAGCACTACACGCAGGTGGGCGAGGCGCTGCTAGGCGCGCTGGCCGAGGTCCTCGAGGAGAGCTTTACTCCAGAGGTGCGCGCGGCCTGGGAGCGCGTGTACGGCCTGCTGACCCAGGAGATGCTGCGGGGCGCCGCACCGGACCCCGGTGAGGCCTGA
- a CDS encoding helix-turn-helix domain-containing protein, with the protein MTSNLPVFGARVREWRAAHKWSLRQLAQKVQSSPAHLCMIENDQVRPSLDLLSRLAAAFGLSLEALLVFLSEDARIRESLDACARTFGDRYARLRDPSWQALLLHTRRLTAVEPSEQGWLRLHQTFEKVLSQPALASD; encoded by the coding sequence ATGACCTCAAATTTACCGGTTTTTGGAGCACGGGTGCGCGAGTGGCGCGCCGCGCACAAGTGGTCGCTGCGCCAGCTGGCGCAGAAGGTGCAGTCCAGCCCGGCGCACCTGTGCATGATTGAAAACGATCAGGTGCGCCCCAGCCTGGACCTGTTGTCGCGGCTTGCCGCAGCGTTCGGGCTCAGCCTCGAGGCGCTGCTGGTGTTCCTGTCCGAGGACGCGCGCATCCGCGAATCGCTCGACGCCTGCGCGCGCACCTTCGGGGACCGCTACGCGCGGCTGCGGGATCCGTCGTGGCAGGCGCTGCTGCTGCACACCCGCCGCCTGACCGCGGTCGAGCCGAGCGAGCAGGGCTGGCTGCGCCTGCACCAGACCTTCGAGAAGGTGCTGAGCCAACCCGCGCTGGCCAGCGACTGA
- a CDS encoding sensor histidine kinase, translating to MTEFRTLGALRPAGRSGGVRSYLLGTLAALILAQGALLMIFGDALLPVLAHGLGSLTEVCQSLALRTLLWSGGLTLLFTAGIAVGMSALLTRPIQRLEAHLEALRGGDYRARSPQGGPRELRALADGLNDLAARLETSERARGALVSDLQHEVATPLASLRGYLEGLEDGVFRDDPEVWAACTRQLERLEVLLGDLSQLSAAEAGVSLRAAPLEAQALMQAAARSAAPLFARKGVILECLPVPSELWVHADAARVEQVLANLLSNALRHTPPGGRVRLQAAWDAGTVRFEVADAGEGIPREHLSRIFERFYRVDPSRSRASGGSGIGLTITRHLVEAHGGHIGVASEPGQGSRFWFTLPAPAGLNQVSAP from the coding sequence ATGACTGAGTTTCGTACCCTGGGCGCGCTGCGCCCGGCCGGGCGCAGCGGAGGCGTACGCAGCTATCTGCTGGGCACGCTGGCGGCGCTCATCCTGGCGCAAGGCGCGCTGCTGATGATCTTCGGTGACGCGCTGCTGCCCGTGCTCGCGCACGGCCTGGGCAGCCTGACCGAGGTGTGCCAGAGCCTGGCGCTGCGCACCCTGCTGTGGAGCGGCGGACTGACCCTGCTGTTTACCGCCGGTATCGCGGTGGGCATGTCCGCGCTGCTCACCCGCCCGATCCAGCGCCTCGAGGCGCACCTCGAGGCGCTGCGCGGCGGCGACTACCGGGCGCGCAGCCCGCAGGGCGGCCCACGCGAACTGCGCGCCCTGGCTGACGGACTCAACGACCTCGCCGCGCGCCTCGAGACCTCCGAGCGCGCCCGGGGCGCGCTGGTAAGCGATCTGCAGCACGAGGTCGCCACCCCGCTCGCCTCGCTGCGTGGCTATCTCGAGGGCCTCGAAGACGGCGTGTTCCGCGACGACCCCGAGGTGTGGGCGGCCTGCACCCGCCAGCTCGAGCGCCTCGAGGTGCTGCTCGGCGACCTCTCGCAGCTCTCGGCTGCCGAGGCCGGCGTTTCCCTGCGCGCTGCCCCGCTCGAGGCCCAGGCCCTGATGCAAGCCGCTGCGCGCAGCGCCGCGCCGCTGTTCGCCCGCAAAGGAGTGATCCTCGAGTGCCTGCCGGTCCCCTCCGAACTCTGGGTCCACGCGGACGCTGCCCGGGTCGAGCAGGTGCTGGCCAACCTGCTCTCCAACGCGCTGCGCCACACCCCGCCCGGGGGACGGGTACGGCTGCAGGCGGCCTGGGACGCCGGGACCGTACGGTTTGAGGTGGCCGACGCCGGCGAAGGTATCCCGCGCGAGCACCTGAGTCGCATCTTCGAGCGTTTTTACCGCGTGGATCCCTCGAGGTCGCGCGCCAGCGGCGGCAGCGGCATCGGCCTGACCATCACCCGTCACCTGGTCGAGGCGCACGGGGGCCATATCGGGGTCGCGAGCGAGCCGGGGCAGGGCAGCCGTTTCTGGTTCACGCTGCCCGCTCCAGCGGGCCTGAATCAGGTTTCTGCGCCCTGA
- a CDS encoding response regulator transcription factor, which yields MNLPADPDFPARPDARPSQPILVVEDDPDITRIVRQYLEHAGHPVITAASGPAALEAVAALPPKLVVLDLMLPGQDGMQVLRELRRYGDLPVIILTALRGEAARIAGLDAGADDYVTKPFSPRELVSRVHAVLRRHTPAPPALARSPLELNPERREARLHGQVLTLTTLEFDLLALLAGHPGRVFARSELIERVWPDPLVGTDRAVDVYIHHLRRKLAADPATASRLRTVRRVGYVFTEDPHD from the coding sequence GTGAACCTGCCCGCTGACCCCGACTTCCCGGCCCGCCCTGACGCCCGGCCAAGTCAGCCGATCCTGGTCGTGGAGGACGACCCCGACATCACCCGGATCGTGCGGCAGTACCTCGAGCACGCCGGGCACCCGGTCATCACCGCCGCCAGCGGTCCAGCCGCCCTCGAGGCGGTGGCCGCGCTTCCGCCCAAACTGGTGGTGCTCGACCTGATGCTGCCCGGCCAAGACGGCATGCAGGTGCTGCGCGAACTGCGCCGCTACGGCGACTTGCCGGTCATCATCCTCACCGCCCTGCGCGGCGAGGCCGCGCGCATCGCCGGACTCGACGCCGGGGCCGACGACTACGTCACCAAGCCGTTCAGCCCGCGCGAGCTGGTATCGCGGGTGCACGCGGTGCTGCGGCGTCATACCCCCGCTCCGCCCGCTTTGGCCCGCAGCCCGCTCGAGCTGAACCCCGAGCGGCGCGAGGCGCGCCTGCACGGTCAGGTCCTGACGCTCACCACCCTCGAGTTTGACCTGTTGGCACTGCTGGCCGGCCACCCCGGGCGGGTATTTGCGCGCAGCGAACTGATCGAACGGGTCTGGCCCGATCCGCTGGTCGGCACGGATCGCGCCGTGGACGTTTACATTCACCACCTGCGGCGCAAGCTCGCAGCGGATCCCGCTACTGCCTCGAGGCTGCGCACCGTGCGCCGCGTCGGTTACGTTTTCACGGAGGACCCCCATGACTGA
- a CDS encoding ScyD/ScyE family protein yields the protein MGVPLGPIRSAHTLTALLTAGLLAACNPSGSPTPPPDPEPTVVATGLNGPQGVLVDADGTLWVTDDGLGGDTVFEGPDEQGNPAEGNYGNSARLIRVDTNGNQSVVAQIPSVDPPLLAVGPSGGGKLAMLGGEVYFTNGVWNAAYSIARPSRVAAVLTLEGNLATEISDIFAFEVAANPDGVPPELGGIDSHPYGLAAGADGQLYVADAGGNSLLRVDPVSGDVNLVANLQGLTGTGPQSVPTGVTFDENGDLYVALLSGFPFPEGAAKVVQVDPDNGSTDDFATGMTLLTDLELGPDGNLYAVSFGRFDLTAPGGYVGNAGAVIRLLADGTKETVLSGLNFPTAIAFDAEGNAYVAENGIGEPGSGEVVRYPNLTDAEAE from the coding sequence ATGGGCGTTCCCTTGGGTCCGATACGTTCCGCACACACGCTAACAGCCCTGCTGACGGCCGGGCTGCTGGCAGCCTGTAACCCTTCTGGCAGCCCCACCCCTCCGCCCGACCCCGAACCGACCGTGGTCGCCACCGGCCTCAACGGCCCTCAGGGCGTGCTGGTGGACGCAGACGGCACGCTGTGGGTCACCGACGACGGCCTGGGCGGCGACACGGTCTTTGAGGGCCCGGACGAACAGGGCAACCCTGCCGAGGGCAACTACGGCAACAGCGCCCGCCTGATCCGGGTGGATACCAACGGCAACCAGAGCGTGGTCGCGCAGATTCCCTCGGTGGATCCGCCCCTGCTGGCCGTGGGCCCCAGCGGCGGCGGCAAACTGGCGATGCTGGGCGGCGAAGTCTACTTCACCAACGGCGTGTGGAACGCTGCGTACTCTATCGCCCGTCCCTCGCGCGTCGCGGCGGTACTGACCCTCGAGGGCAACCTCGCCACCGAAATTTCCGACATCTTTGCCTTCGAGGTCGCAGCCAACCCCGACGGCGTTCCCCCCGAGCTGGGCGGCATCGACTCGCACCCGTACGGGCTGGCCGCCGGAGCCGACGGTCAGCTGTACGTGGCCGACGCCGGAGGCAACTCGCTGCTGCGGGTGGATCCGGTCAGCGGCGACGTGAACCTGGTGGCCAACTTGCAGGGCCTGACCGGAACCGGGCCGCAGTCGGTGCCGACCGGCGTGACCTTCGACGAGAACGGCGACTTATACGTCGCCCTGCTGAGCGGCTTCCCCTTCCCCGAAGGCGCTGCGAAGGTGGTGCAGGTCGATCCGGATAACGGCAGCACCGATGACTTCGCCACCGGCATGACCCTGCTCACCGACTTGGAACTGGGCCCCGACGGCAACCTGTACGCGGTCTCCTTCGGCAGGTTCGACCTCACCGCGCCGGGAGGCTACGTGGGCAACGCCGGAGCCGTCATCCGCCTGCTCGCCGACGGCACGAAGGAAACGGTACTGAGCGGGCTGAACTTCCCCACCGCCATCGCCTTTGACGCCGAGGGCAACGCCTACGTGGCCGAGAACGGCATCGGCGAACCGGGCAGCGGCGAGGTCGTGCGCTACCCCAACCTGACCGACGCAGAGGCCGAGTAA